One stretch of Micromonospora cremea DNA includes these proteins:
- a CDS encoding class I SAM-dependent methyltransferase: MTTSTDAAAADEALKARHRTMWALGNYPAVASEVIPELGRILVAACEIRPGDRVLDVAAGSGNAALPAALAGARVTASDLTPELLEVGRRLADDHGAELDWRQADAEALPFADGEFDKVMSCVGVMFAPHHQASADQLVRVCRAGGTIGLLSWTPNGFVGQLLATVKPYVAPPPPGAQPAPLWGDEKHVRALLGDRVTDVVARRQSLRVDGFATPEAFRDFFKANYGPTVAAYRGIADDQERTAALDRDLAELARRNDRGEGATVLEWEYLLLTARRAG; this comes from the coding sequence ATGACGACATCGACCGACGCGGCGGCAGCCGACGAGGCCCTCAAGGCCCGGCACCGCACCATGTGGGCCTTGGGCAACTACCCCGCCGTGGCGTCCGAGGTCATCCCCGAGCTGGGTCGGATCCTGGTCGCGGCGTGCGAGATCCGACCCGGTGACCGGGTGCTTGACGTCGCCGCGGGATCGGGGAACGCGGCGCTACCGGCCGCCCTGGCCGGCGCGCGGGTCACGGCCAGCGACCTGACCCCGGAGCTGCTGGAGGTGGGCCGGCGGCTGGCTGACGATCACGGCGCGGAGCTGGATTGGCGGCAGGCGGACGCCGAGGCGCTGCCGTTCGCCGACGGCGAGTTCGACAAGGTGATGTCCTGCGTCGGCGTCATGTTCGCCCCGCACCATCAGGCCAGCGCGGACCAACTGGTCCGGGTCTGCCGCGCGGGTGGCACCATCGGCCTGCTCAGCTGGACGCCGAACGGGTTCGTCGGACAGCTGCTCGCCACGGTGAAGCCTTATGTGGCGCCGCCGCCACCCGGGGCGCAGCCCGCGCCGCTGTGGGGCGACGAGAAACACGTCCGCGCCCTACTCGGTGACCGGGTGACCGACGTCGTCGCGCGCCGGCAGTCGCTGCGGGTCGACGGGTTCGCCACCCCGGAGGCGTTCCGTGACTTCTTCAAGGCCAACTACGGCCCCACCGTCGCGGCGTACCGCGGCATCGCCGACGACCAGGAACGGACCGCCGCGCTCGACCGCGACCTCGCCGAGCTCGCGCGCCGCAACGACCGCGGCGAAGGGGCGACCGTCCTGGAGTGGGAGTACCTGCTCCTCACCGCCCGCAGGGCCGGCTGA
- a CDS encoding LacI family DNA-binding transcriptional regulator, which yields MATIYDVARQAQVSPATVSRVLNGRTTVDPVMAARVQQAMQDLDYRPNAVARNLRLSQTSLWAVIISDIGNPFFTSMVRGVEDVAQGAGYSVVLCNSDEDPEKESRYIGAALAERMAGVIISTSGRPTVINRLVEARIPVVAIDRQLRGVNIDTVLVDNVHGAELATTHLLDNGYQRVACITGPRRISTAAQRLRGYQRALRSHNREATDNLVRYADFREEGGYRAMASLLDSDNPPDSVFATNNLMTVGAVECLVDRGVKVPAEFGVVGFDDIPWAHLVRPSLSTVSQPTYDLGRAAAVLLTERIANPTRPPSTVTLSTGLQVRESSSRPR from the coding sequence ATGGCGACGATCTATGACGTGGCGCGGCAGGCTCAGGTCTCGCCCGCCACGGTGTCGCGGGTGCTGAACGGGCGGACCACCGTCGATCCAGTGATGGCCGCGCGGGTGCAGCAGGCGATGCAGGACCTCGATTACCGCCCCAACGCCGTCGCCCGCAACCTGCGCCTGAGTCAGACCAGCCTCTGGGCGGTCATCATCTCCGACATCGGAAACCCCTTCTTCACCTCGATGGTGCGCGGGGTCGAAGACGTCGCGCAGGGCGCCGGCTACTCGGTGGTCCTGTGCAACAGCGACGAGGATCCGGAGAAGGAGTCCCGGTACATCGGCGCTGCCCTGGCCGAACGGATGGCGGGTGTCATCATCTCCACGTCGGGCCGACCGACCGTCATCAACCGGCTCGTCGAGGCGCGCATCCCGGTCGTGGCCATCGACCGTCAACTGCGCGGCGTCAACATCGACACCGTGCTCGTCGACAACGTGCACGGGGCCGAGCTGGCAACCACCCACCTGCTCGACAACGGCTACCAGCGGGTCGCCTGCATCACCGGTCCACGCCGGATCTCCACCGCCGCCCAGCGGCTCCGCGGCTACCAGCGCGCGTTGCGGTCGCACAACCGGGAGGCGACCGACAATCTGGTGCGGTACGCGGACTTCCGGGAAGAAGGTGGCTACCGGGCCATGGCCTCGCTGCTCGACAGCGACAACCCGCCCGACAGCGTCTTCGCGACGAACAACCTGATGACCGTCGGCGCCGTCGAATGCCTCGTCGACCGCGGTGTCAAGGTGCCGGCCGAGTTCGGAGTGGTCGGGTTCGACGACATACCCTGGGCCCACCTGGTCAGACCATCGCTGAGTACCGTCTCCCAGCCGACGTACGACCTGGGGCGGGCGGCCGCGGTGCTGCTCACCGAACGGATCGCTAACCCGACGCGACCGCCGTCGACCGTCACCCTCAGCACGGGCCTCCAGGTACGCGAGAGCTCCAGCCGCCCGAGGTGA
- a CDS encoding FGGY-family carbohydrate kinase — translation MKVAAVLGVDIGTSSSKGVLVDADGRVLRSCTRTHEVSRPRPGWVEMDADVWWQEFVSLSRELLAPGDAEVVAVGVSGMGPCVLLTDAADVPLRPAILYGVDTRSTDQIARLNERFGADEILRRCGSALSSQAAGAKVAWVAENEPDLYRRARRLFMPSSWLAVKLTNEYVLDHHSASQCTPLYDTDGHDWYHPWAAEIAPGLVLPPLRWPGDVAGRVTAEAAVVTGLPPGVPVITGTIDAWSEAISVGAQGVGDLMLMYGTTMFLVHTVAARVTDPSLWGTVGALPGTRNLAGGLATSGAITAWLRELFGSPDYPELLRLAEASGPGARGLLMLPYFAGERTPILDPQARGMLAGLTISHDRGDLYRAALEATGLGVRHNIETIEASGGDIRRVVAVGGGTRGRLWTQIVSDVTGRAQVIPAQTIGASYGAAFLAAQTGWTVSIETWNPITEVCEPRAEFAADYDELYGLYRELYTSSKRVAHALAARQIRFLAAARTDASEEQRTEGVAP, via the coding sequence ATGAAGGTTGCGGCTGTCCTGGGCGTGGACATCGGCACATCCAGCAGCAAGGGCGTGCTCGTCGACGCCGACGGCCGCGTCCTGCGCTCCTGCACCCGGACGCACGAGGTGAGCCGGCCACGGCCGGGCTGGGTCGAGATGGACGCCGACGTCTGGTGGCAGGAGTTCGTCTCACTCAGCCGCGAGCTGCTGGCACCCGGTGACGCCGAGGTCGTCGCGGTCGGGGTGAGCGGCATGGGTCCGTGCGTACTGCTCACCGACGCCGCGGACGTCCCGCTCCGTCCGGCCATCCTGTACGGCGTCGACACCCGCTCGACCGATCAGATCGCCCGGCTCAACGAGCGGTTCGGCGCGGACGAGATCCTGCGTCGGTGCGGCTCGGCCCTTTCCAGTCAGGCGGCCGGCGCGAAGGTGGCCTGGGTCGCCGAGAACGAGCCCGACCTCTACCGGCGCGCCCGTCGGCTCTTCATGCCCAGTTCGTGGCTCGCCGTCAAGCTCACCAACGAGTACGTGCTGGACCACCACTCGGCGAGCCAGTGCACGCCGCTGTACGACACCGACGGCCACGACTGGTACCACCCGTGGGCCGCCGAGATCGCCCCCGGGCTGGTCCTGCCTCCGCTGCGCTGGCCCGGCGACGTGGCCGGCCGGGTGACGGCGGAGGCGGCGGTGGTGACCGGACTGCCGCCGGGCGTTCCCGTGATCACCGGGACCATCGACGCCTGGTCGGAGGCGATCAGCGTGGGCGCTCAGGGCGTCGGCGACCTCATGCTGATGTACGGCACGACGATGTTCCTGGTCCACACGGTCGCGGCCCGGGTCACCGACCCGTCGCTGTGGGGGACCGTCGGCGCCCTGCCCGGGACCCGCAATCTCGCCGGTGGCCTGGCGACGTCCGGAGCGATCACCGCGTGGCTGCGCGAGCTGTTCGGCTCGCCGGACTATCCCGAGCTGCTCCGCCTCGCCGAGGCCTCGGGTCCGGGCGCCCGAGGGCTGCTCATGCTGCCGTACTTCGCCGGCGAACGTACGCCGATCCTGGATCCGCAGGCCCGCGGCATGCTCGCCGGCCTCACCATCTCGCACGACCGCGGTGACCTCTACCGCGCCGCGCTCGAGGCGACCGGCCTCGGCGTACGCCACAACATCGAGACCATCGAGGCGAGCGGCGGTGACATCCGGCGCGTCGTCGCGGTCGGCGGAGGCACCCGGGGCCGGCTCTGGACCCAGATCGTCTCCGACGTCACCGGACGCGCCCAGGTGATCCCCGCCCAGACCATCGGCGCCAGCTACGGCGCGGCCTTCCTGGCCGCGCAGACAGGGTGGACCGTCTCGATCGAAACCTGGAACCCCATCACGGAGGTCTGTGAGCCACGGGCCGAGTTCGCGGCCGACTACGACGAGCTGTACGGGCTGTACCGCGAGCTGTACACGAGTTCCAAGCGGGTCGCCCACGCGCTCGCTGCACGTCAGATCCGTTTCCTGGCCGCCGCTCGGACGGACGCCAGTGAAGAGCAACGCACCGAAGGAGTCGCCCCATGA
- a CDS encoding winged helix-turn-helix transcriptional regulator, producing the protein MGSSYHQFCPVAKAMELLDGRWTMLIVRELTSGSERFNELRRGLPRLSPALLSRRLHELAVAGIVRREADGAEVRYVLTAAGWELRPIVEALGVWGVRWVGELGDEDLDPKLLLWDMHRHVDHTLVPDGRTMVKFRFTDVPTRQRDWWLVITPTEADVCDADPGFPLAVDVRASLRAMIDIWRGYSTWADALRGGTVELQGPEALRRAVPHWFSLSPLASVPRPA; encoded by the coding sequence ATGGGGTCGTCGTATCACCAGTTCTGCCCTGTCGCCAAGGCGATGGAGCTGCTCGACGGACGGTGGACGATGCTGATCGTCCGCGAGCTGACCAGTGGCAGCGAGCGCTTCAACGAGCTCCGGCGTGGACTGCCCCGGCTCTCGCCGGCGCTGCTGTCCCGGCGGCTGCACGAGCTGGCCGTCGCCGGCATCGTGCGCCGGGAGGCCGACGGCGCAGAGGTGCGGTACGTCCTTACGGCCGCAGGCTGGGAACTACGCCCGATCGTCGAGGCGCTCGGGGTGTGGGGTGTCCGCTGGGTCGGTGAGCTCGGCGACGAGGACCTCGACCCGAAACTGTTGCTTTGGGACATGCACCGGCACGTCGACCACACGCTGGTGCCGGACGGACGAACGATGGTTAAGTTCCGGTTCACGGACGTGCCGACGAGGCAGCGCGACTGGTGGTTGGTGATCACGCCGACCGAGGCGGACGTGTGCGACGCGGACCCCGGTTTCCCGCTCGCGGTTGACGTCCGCGCCAGCCTGCGCGCGATGATCGACATCTGGCGCGGCTACTCGACATGGGCCGACGCCCTGCGTGGCGGCACGGTCGAGCTGCAGGGTCCGGAGGCGTTGCGCAGGGCGGTGCCCCACTGGTTCTCCCTGTCCCCGCTCGCGTCGGTGCCACGGCCGGCGTGA
- a CDS encoding fucose isomerase, which yields MTSYTLPVPANPPTAAPGTVHTVASGDLRLSANVTCWPTQQQLEADVTAAVNALGWKVERGHGVDPGKGHGFIDSQRAGIEVFKRIPADAPLIVVEAVWQYSHHVLAGLRSHRGPILIVANWSGEFPGLVGLLNLTASLTKAGVPHSALWSRDFTDEWAIGGLRTWLETGELRHDTSHVRDLPSLPDDPEVSLGRSLAGQLATEKAIIGVFDEGCMGMYNAIFDDELINPLGIYKERLSQSALVAEMARVSDEEARAVRRWLDDAGMTFHVGTDEAIELTEAQLLSQFKMYVAALRISDDYGLDAVGIQYQQGLKDVVPASDLAEGLLNNVQRPPVLSRDGSRELYPGAPLPHFNEVDEGVAVDSLVTNRIWTAMGLDPATTLHDIRWGERYGDDFVWVFEISGSVPASHNGGYDRSYSMRQPPMFFPLGGGTLSGVSKPGEIVWSRVFIMDGELHVDLGRGTVVELPAEETQRRLDATTPQWPIMHAVLHGVDRDQLMARHKANHVNVAYAPDAATADKALRVKAAMFADLGVRVHLCGEVNL from the coding sequence ATGACCAGTTACACGCTGCCCGTGCCCGCCAACCCGCCGACGGCGGCACCTGGCACCGTCCACACGGTTGCCAGCGGCGATCTCCGGCTCAGCGCGAACGTCACCTGCTGGCCCACCCAGCAGCAGCTGGAGGCCGACGTCACCGCGGCGGTCAACGCGCTCGGCTGGAAGGTCGAGCGCGGGCACGGCGTCGATCCGGGCAAGGGACACGGCTTCATCGACAGCCAGCGCGCGGGCATCGAGGTCTTCAAGCGGATCCCCGCCGACGCGCCACTGATCGTGGTCGAGGCCGTCTGGCAGTACAGCCACCACGTCCTGGCCGGACTGCGCAGCCACCGGGGGCCGATCCTCATCGTGGCGAACTGGAGCGGTGAGTTCCCCGGCCTGGTCGGCCTGCTCAACCTCACTGCGAGCCTCACCAAGGCCGGCGTTCCGCACTCGGCGCTGTGGAGCCGGGACTTCACCGACGAGTGGGCGATCGGCGGGCTGCGGACCTGGCTCGAGACCGGCGAGCTGCGCCACGACACCAGCCACGTGCGTGACCTGCCCAGCCTGCCCGACGACCCGGAGGTGTCGCTGGGCCGGTCGCTGGCCGGCCAGCTCGCGACCGAGAAGGCCATCATCGGTGTCTTCGACGAGGGCTGCATGGGGATGTACAACGCGATCTTCGACGACGAGCTGATCAATCCGCTCGGCATCTACAAGGAGCGGCTGTCGCAGAGCGCGCTGGTCGCCGAGATGGCACGCGTCTCCGACGAGGAGGCCCGGGCGGTCCGCCGGTGGCTGGACGACGCCGGGATGACCTTCCACGTGGGCACCGACGAGGCCATCGAGCTGACCGAGGCGCAGCTGCTCAGCCAGTTCAAGATGTACGTCGCTGCCCTGCGCATCTCCGACGACTACGGCCTGGACGCGGTGGGCATCCAGTACCAGCAGGGCCTGAAGGACGTCGTTCCGGCCAGCGACCTCGCCGAGGGCCTCCTGAACAACGTCCAGCGGCCGCCGGTGCTCAGCCGCGACGGGAGCCGTGAGCTGTACCCGGGGGCACCACTGCCGCACTTCAACGAGGTCGACGAGGGGGTGGCGGTCGACTCGCTCGTCACCAACCGGATCTGGACGGCGATGGGTCTCGACCCGGCGACGACCCTGCACGACATCCGGTGGGGCGAGCGGTACGGCGACGACTTCGTCTGGGTCTTCGAGATCTCCGGCTCGGTGCCGGCGTCGCACAACGGTGGCTACGACAGGTCGTACAGCATGCGCCAGCCGCCGATGTTCTTCCCACTGGGCGGGGGCACCCTGAGCGGGGTGTCCAAGCCGGGGGAAATCGTCTGGTCCCGGGTGTTCATCATGGACGGCGAGCTGCACGTGGACCTGGGCCGCGGCACCGTCGTCGAGCTGCCGGCCGAGGAGACCCAGCGCCGGCTGGACGCCACCACCCCGCAGTGGCCGATCATGCACGCCGTTCTGCACGGGGTCGACCGGGACCAGCTGATGGCGCGGCACAAGGCCAACCACGTCAACGTCGCCTACGCGCCGGATGCGGCGACCGCCGACAAGGCGCTGCGGGTGAAGGCGGCCATGTTCGCCGACCTCGGCGTCCGGGTGCATCTGTGCGGTGAGGTCAACCTCTGA